From the Gramella sp. Hel_I_59 genome, one window contains:
- a CDS encoding serine hydrolase domain-containing protein has product MKALVIIISLLPLFTFCQVDQTNALIDSKIDLAFEHPVQNILIQLDHLNQRRSFSAGVRIKEEELIPVTGNEQFRIASSTKLFVSTIVLQLMEEGKLELDEKASKYLKSISFLDFENLHTINDRKFADEITIKNLLSHRTGLADIYTDKEEEFFDNFLKNPDKRYSSELIIDLYYNLDLNKMSHNEPNKGWYYSDMNYVLLGLIIEQIEKKSLAQIVRNRILEPLQMRETYFEFYEEPLQNPNLIDQYVGNLNFSKMNTSFDWSGGGLVSTNNDMIIFIKSLFNSKLVNRQSLEKMIDVKFSKSNEDRYGLGIYETNYNGNIYFGHYGFYGTYVGYCPETKTALSYSINQAMTKFSNHDLISEILELNEE; this is encoded by the coding sequence ATGAAAGCCCTAGTAATTATAATCTCCCTTTTACCGCTATTTACATTTTGTCAAGTTGATCAAACTAATGCATTAATTGATTCAAAAATTGACTTAGCATTTGAACACCCAGTCCAAAACATCTTAATACAACTAGATCATTTGAACCAAAGAAGAAGTTTTAGCGCAGGAGTAAGAATAAAAGAAGAAGAATTAATTCCAGTTACAGGTAATGAGCAATTTAGAATTGCAAGTAGTACAAAACTTTTTGTATCGACAATAGTTCTCCAACTTATGGAGGAGGGAAAATTGGAGTTAGACGAAAAAGCATCAAAATATCTGAAAAGTATTTCATTTCTTGATTTTGAAAACTTGCATACGATAAATGATAGAAAATTTGCAGATGAAATAACCATAAAAAATTTACTTTCTCACCGAACAGGCCTAGCAGATATCTATACTGATAAAGAAGAAGAGTTTTTCGATAATTTTCTTAAGAATCCAGACAAAAGATACTCTTCAGAATTAATCATTGATTTGTACTATAATTTGGACTTAAATAAGATGTCTCATAACGAACCCAATAAAGGGTGGTATTATTCAGATATGAATTATGTCCTATTGGGTTTAATAATTGAGCAAATTGAAAAAAAATCGCTAGCGCAGATTGTACGCAATAGAATATTAGAACCTCTCCAAATGAGAGAAACGTACTTCGAGTTCTATGAGGAACCTTTACAGAATCCTAATTTAATTGATCAGTATGTAGGAAATTTGAACTTTTCAAAAATGAATACTTCTTTCGATTGGTCAGGTGGAGGTTTAGTTTCCACCAATAATGATATGATAATATTCATAAAATCACTCTTTAATTCGAAACTAGTAAATCGACAGTCTTTAGAAAAAATGATAGACGTAAAATTTAGTAAAAGCAATGAGGATCGATATGGTTTAGGAATCTATGAAACAAATTACAATGGGAATATCTATTTTGGACATTATGGATTTTACGGCACGTATGTCGGATATTGTCCTGAGACTAAAACAGCTCTCTCTTATTCTATTAATCAAGCGATGACTAAATTTAGTAATCACGATTTGATTAGTGAAATTCTTGAACTAAATGAAGAGTAA
- a CDS encoding tetratricopeptide repeat protein → MKYKLLIIIFPLFLGCEFSNNKNSFSGENYQKSGNDIISFKKDNEFGFKEGSKVQKLNSKGVDLGIKKKYQEAEKVLKKALLEEPKNPIILNNIGLTYYNRGIYNTAIKYFNQSLMFSDSTSIMAATNLGLTYYDQMDYARALEIMNFSLSKQNGDNVEKLTVRLNRIMVNIELEDCDEIFADRKAIEYLRHNNELGDYAAYLEEVDEQLFKLCTTTVHRQ, encoded by the coding sequence ATGAAATACAAGCTGCTAATAATTATATTTCCACTCTTTTTAGGTTGTGAATTTTCAAATAATAAAAATAGTTTTTCCGGAGAAAATTATCAAAAATCAGGAAATGATATTATTTCTTTCAAAAAAGATAATGAGTTTGGTTTTAAGGAAGGCAGTAAAGTCCAAAAATTAAATAGTAAAGGAGTTGATTTAGGTATAAAGAAAAAATACCAAGAAGCAGAAAAAGTTCTGAAGAAAGCTCTTCTTGAAGAACCGAAAAATCCAATAATTCTAAACAACATTGGATTAACATATTATAATCGAGGTATATATAATACTGCAATAAAATATTTTAATCAATCTTTAATGTTTTCTGACTCTACAAGCATAATGGCCGCAACAAATCTAGGTTTAACTTACTATGATCAAATGGATTATGCAAGAGCATTGGAAATAATGAATTTTAGCCTTTCAAAGCAGAATGGCGATAATGTAGAAAAACTTACTGTAAGACTAAATAGAATAATGGTGAATATTGAATTAGAAGATTGTGATGAAATATTCGCAGATAGAAAAGCTATAGAATATCTACGTCATAACAACGAATTAGGAGATTATGCCGCTTACCTTGAAGAAGTAGATGAACAATTATTTAAACTGTGCACAACAACGGTTCATCGCCAATAA
- a CDS encoding type II toxin-antitoxin system RelE/ParE family toxin — MSRKIKISQIAEKKLVLLFEYLLEEWSYKVKSDFVKKLDKNIQIIRNQPESFPESDKQDGLRKCVITKQTTLFYKFDDTEIHILTFFDTRQDPKKLKKDL, encoded by the coding sequence ATGAGTAGAAAAATTAAAATTTCTCAAATAGCTGAGAAAAAGCTAGTATTACTTTTTGAATATTTATTAGAAGAATGGTCTTACAAAGTGAAATCTGACTTCGTAAAAAAACTAGACAAGAATATTCAAATCATCAGAAATCAGCCAGAAAGTTTTCCAGAATCTGATAAACAAGATGGTTTAAGGAAATGTGTAATAACAAAACAAACAACTTTGTTTTACAAATTTGATGATACAGAAATTCATATTCTTACCTTTTTTGATACAAGACAGGATCCAAAAAAGTTAAAAAAAGATTTGTAA
- a CDS encoding type II toxin-antitoxin system ParD family antitoxin, whose product MNKNTSISLGDYFDQFVRGRINEGRYKNVSEVIRAGLRLLEEEESKVAALKNAIQEGIDSGIDYNFDPKTHLESLKSNKRLNG is encoded by the coding sequence ATGAATAAAAATACATCCATATCATTAGGTGATTACTTTGATCAATTCGTGAGAGGTAGAATAAATGAAGGCAGATACAAAAATGTTAGCGAAGTAATTCGTGCTGGATTGAGATTATTAGAAGAGGAAGAAAGTAAAGTTGCTGCTTTGAAAAACGCAATTCAAGAAGGAATTGATAGTGGAATTGATTACAATTTTGATCCAAAAACACATCTTGAATCTTTAAAATCAAATAAACGTCTGAATGGCTAA
- a CDS encoding type II toxin-antitoxin system RelE/ParE family toxin: MAKYYLTKKAVADLTNIWEYTLEKWSEQQADYYYQNLIESFEEITEKPFLGKNYEGITSGLLGLRVKKHIIFYREISKDEIEITRILHGSMDLKRRIRE; the protein is encoded by the coding sequence ATGGCTAAGTACTATTTAACCAAAAAGGCCGTCGCTGATTTGACTAATATTTGGGAATATACACTAGAAAAATGGTCAGAACAACAAGCTGACTATTACTACCAAAATCTGATTGAAAGTTTTGAGGAAATAACTGAAAAGCCATTCCTAGGGAAAAACTATGAAGGAATTACTTCTGGATTACTCGGATTAAGAGTAAAGAAACATATTATATTTTATCGCGAAATTTCTAAAGATGAGATCGAAATCACAAGAATATTACACGGTAGTATGGATTTAAAAAGAAGGATTCGAGAATAA